The Candidatus Zixiibacteriota bacterium DNA segment ATGTCTTATTTGTCATTCTGAGGGAGTCCAAATGGACGACCGAAGAATCTGTTTCCCGTTAGCAGAGAGATTCTTCGCCCTACGGGCTCAGAATGACGCAGTTGTAATCAGGAGAAAAGATGAAGATTTTAGTTCTGAATTGCGGCAGCTCTTCGGTTAAATATCAGCTTATCGACATAGACAAAAACTATGCCTTAGCTAAAGGCTTGATCTCCAGGATAGGGATGAGCGATGCAGTCCTGACTCACAAGCCGCACGACCGGCCAGAGGTGAAGATCTCCGGGGAGATAATCGACCATATCGTTGCCATCGAGTATGTGATAAGTATACTCCTCTCCCCTAACCATGGTGTGATCAAAGACAAATCGGAGATTTCGGCAGTTGGTCACCGGGTGGTGCATGGAGGCGAGAAATTCCCGGAGTCGGTCCTGATAAACCCGGAGGTGATGGCAGAGTTGAGAAACTGCATCGAGCTTGCCCCCCTGCATAATCCTCACAATATCAGAGGTATAAATGCCTGTCAGAAGATTCTGCCGAATATCCCCCAGGTTGCGGTTTTCGACACCGCTTTTCACCAGCAGATGCCAAAATATGCTTACATCTACGGACTCCCCTACATTCTTTATAAGAAATACGGCATCCGAAGATATGGCTTTCACGGGACCTCTCATTTCTATGTGTCCAAACGCGCTTCCGAGTTATTGAAAAAGCCTCTTAAAGAACTCAAGATAATTACCTGCCATCTGGGTAATGGTGCCAGTATGGCAGCAGTAGATGGAGGGATATCTGTAGACACCAGCATGGGATTTACTCCCTTAGAAGGGCTCCTTATGGGAACCAGAACTGGGGATTTGGACCCAGCTGTGATCTTACACATAATGGCTCGGGAAGAGCTATCCCTGCAGGAAGCCAATACTCTTTTGAACAAACATTCCGGTATGCAGGGTATCTCCGGCCATTCAAGCGATATGCGGGACATTATCCAGGAAGCAAAGGAAGGGCATGCCAATTCTAAATTGGCTCTGGATATGTACTGCTACCGCATAAAAAAATATATCGGTGCCTATGCTGCAGCTATGGGTGGTCTGGACTGTTTGGTCTTCACTGCAGGAGTGGGTGAGAATTCTCCCTTAATCAGAGCAAAATGCTGTGAAGGATTGGAGTTCCTGGGGATTGAGATTGACGAGGACAGAAACGAAGAGGCGGTGGGGATGGAGGCTCTGATCAGCAAGGACAAAACCAGGGTTAAGGTCCTGGCTATTCCGACCAATGAGGAGCTGGTTATAGCTCAGGAAACTCAGAAAGTGATTGATGTGGATAAATTCCTGAAGGAGATGTCCAAAGGTGTATAAATATGTTCTTATTCTGTTTCTTATAGTTACTCTCTTATTGACTTTGCCCGGATGCCAGAAATCCAGGGTGCAGGACTTACAGCAAAGGTTAGACAATTTTCGCAACATTCTGCCCCAGAACCTCAGGGCTGAGTTCGATTCTAAGAACTATGATGCAGTTGTCAAAGTGATCGACTCCCTTGTTGCGGAGGATGAAAATTTCAAGCAAAGATATGAAAAAATGAAAGATAACGAAGCTATCAATGTTTTTACCTCCCAGGAGGTGGTTGATTTTTTCAAGACCTATTTCGTAGAAGAGATTGAAAAAGAGACGCAGCGTTGACGCTGGTTGTTGGTCTCCAGACCAACAACTAAAACCCGACGCTGCCTGTTGGTCTCCAGACTAACAGGTTGCCTGCGTTGGTGAGGACACCAACGCAGAGCAAGATCAAATAATGAAAAAAAGGAGAATTTCTGGAAAAAATCATCGAGAAAAGCAAATTAGCTCCGAATATTCACAGGATTAGATTTCATCTCCCCCTTTTAGTGGAAAAAGCCAAACCCGGACAGTTCGTGATTTTAAGGATTGATGAGCCGGGAGAAAGAATCCCGATGTCGATTGCGGACTTGGACAAGAAAAACGGGATCTTGACTATCGTTTTTCAGGAGGTGGGAAAATCGACTGCGCAGCTGGGTTCTCTCAAGGAAGGGGACCTACTTGCTGACGTGGTGGGTCCTCTGGGAACCCCTACTCATATAGAGAAATACGGCAATTGCGTGTGCGTGGGAGGAGGCATAGGGATTGCCCCGATTCATCCTGTGGCAAAAGCTTTAAAAGAGGTGGGGAATCAGGTAACCTCCATAATCGGTGCTAGGAATAAAGAGCTTCTGATAATGGAGGATGAATCAATAGCCGCCTGCGACAATCTGATTATATCGACAGATGATGGAAGTTATGGTTTTCACGGATTTGTAACCCAGGTCTTAGCCGGAATATTAGAGAAAGGCGAAAAGGTGGATTTCGTCTTTTCAGTTGGACCGGTTTTGATGATGCGGGCATTAGCCAGAGTCACATTACCCTACAAAGTCAGGACAATAATCAGTCTGAACCCGATAATGGTAGATGGAACCGGGATGTGCGGTGCCTGCAGGGTAACTGTTGGGAACCAGACAAAGTTCGCCTGTGTAGATGGACCGGATTTTGATGCCCATCTGGTTGATTTTGAGGAACTGCTTAAAAGACAGCGAATGTATCTAAAAGAAGAAAAGGTTGCTATGGATAATTTCGTCTCCAGAATGGATCAGTCTGCACATCACCATCAAAGCCACAAACCATCCTGAAGAGGAATCAAAATTGAGCACCCCAAAAAAGACCAGTATCCCCAGGCAGAAGATGCCTGAGCAAACACCGGAGCAAAGGGTCAAAAATTTCAAAGAAGTTCCTTTCGGATACACTGAGGAATTAGCCAAGATCGAATCCCAGCGCTGTTTGTACTGCAAAAAACCTTTGTGCATTGCCGGCTGTCCGGTGGAGATCGATATACCTGGATTTATCAAATTTATTTCTGAAGGTGACTATATCGGCGCGGCAAAAAAGCTGAAAGAGACCAATAGCTTACCTGCAGTCTGCGGCAGGGTCTGCCCCCAGGAAGACCAGTGTGAAAAGGTCTGCGTTTTAGCTAAGAAATACCAGCCTGTAGCCATAGGTAACTTAGAGAGGTTTGCCGCAGACTATGAAAGGGAAGCAGGTGAAATAGAAATACCTGAAATCGAGAAATCGACTGGCAAAAAAGTGGCGATAGTTGGCTCAGGTCCGGCTGGGCTGACTGTGGCTGGTGACCTGATAAAAATGGGACATCAGGTAACAGTATTTGAAGCTTTGCACAAGGCCGGAGGAGTTTTGGTTTACGGAATCCCGGAATTTAGATTGCCCAAGGCGATTGTTCAATCTGAAGTTGACTACCTGGCTAAATTAGGCGTTGAGTTTAAGACCAGCAATGTAATTGGGATGCTGGAGACTATTGATGACCTGTTCGCTTCCGGGTATCATGCGATCTTTATAGGGACCGGAGCCGGACTCCCCAATTTTATGAGGATTCCGGGTGAAAATCTAAATGGCGTTTATTCCTCAAACGAATATCTGACCCGCTCGAATTTGATGAAAGCTTACAGCTTTCCGGAAAACGATACTCCTATCTTCTCAGGAAAAAATGTTGCTGTCCTGGGCGGTGGAAATACCGCTATGGATTCGGTCAGAACTGCTTTGAGACTGGGTGCAGACAATGCCTATATAGTCTATCGCCGCTCCCGAACTGAGATGCCAGCCAGAAAAGATGAGATTCATCATGCAGAACAAGAAGGAGTGAAATTCGACTTTCTGACTGCCCCGATTAAATTCCACGGGACAGAGGATGGCTGGGTCAAAGGGATGGAATGTATCCGGATGAAATTAGGAGAGCCGGACGAATCCGGACGCAGAAGACCAGTTCCAGTTGAAGGCTCCAATTATATAATGGATGTGGATACCGTGATAGTCGCCATTGGGAATAGCTCCAATCCATTGGTCCCGAAAACCACTCCCGGATTAGACATCAATAAATGGGGGAACATAACCGCTGACCCTGAAACTGGCCAGACCTCGCGCAAAGGTGTTTTCGCCGGAGGTGACATAGTCACCGGCGGAGCAACCGTAATCTTAGCCGCAGGTGCAGGCAAAAAAGCCGCCCGTGCGATTGACGCCTATTTGAAAACATTATAAAAATTTGTAAGGGCACGGCGCGCCGTGCCCTTACGCCTGCCTTTTTACTATTTAGAATTTGCCAACCCCTTATATTTTTTCGCATTCTCATCATCTCCAAGTTTTTCATAGGCAAGAGATAAATTATGATAAACCATCTTGAGATAATGAGTTTGCACGGTCTCGGTAAAAATCTTCTCTGCATTCAAATAATACTCAATAGCTTTCTTAAAATCACATAAGCCAAAATAAGCATTACCTAAATTTGTATAGCTTGCTGATTCGCCTGCCTTATCACCTATCTTTTTATCAATTTCTAAAGATTTCTCGCAATACTCAATCGCCTTCTTGAAATCGCCTAAACCATCATAAGCATTGCTTAAACCTGTATAGCATTTTGATTCTCCTGCTTTATCCCCTATCTCTTTAAAAATTCCTAAAGACTTCTCACAATACTCAATCGCTTTCTTCAAATCGCCTAAGTCAGCATAAACAGTGCCTAAATTTGCATAGCATACTGATTCTCCTGTTCTATCACCTCTCTCTTTCTTGATATTTAAAGACTTCTCATGATACTCAATCGCCTTCTTGAAATCGCCTAAATCAGCATATACATTACCTAAGTTGTTAAGAGCTCCTGATTTTCCTTCTAATCTTTCAGTTTTATCTTTTACTTTTTCAGATATGGTTAATGCTTCTTTATAATGCTTTTCTGCCTTTTTTAGTTCTGATAAAAGATAATAGCAGTTACCTATGAGGATATTAGCGGCGACTTTGTTCTCCTGTGTAGCTCCCGGGTGTGATAGGCATTTTTCATACTCCTTAATAGCCTGTTTAAACTTATATTCTTTCTTATAGTTTTGTCCAGAATTAAAGAAATGTCTTAACAAGGGATTTTCTCCCAGACCATCTATGTATTCTTGTGTAAGACCCCTTCCACGTAACTCCTGCCTTTCTAATAATTCACGCTCAAATTTCTCGGCTTTAGCCTTTTCTTCTTCAGCTTTCTTTTGTTCTACTAATAAATAGACGCCGCAGAAACAGATTAACAAACAGATAACCCACACAATTATTTTTGTTCTTCTTTTTAGCTCTTTTGCTATGGAGAGAAATGTACCAAGTATTAATGGACCAACTATCAAGATAATGCTTAACCAAAATTTCATATTCTATTTACTCCCCTATGTTGACCATCCTTAGCCAATAAAGTGTAATAGGCTCTTTTCCTTCTTTGTTTGATTTATATAATTTAACTATTCTCTTTGAAAAATCAAGCCTGAAAGAGATAGGTGGGGCGTATTGCCATACGCCCCTACAAAGAGCGTGAGGACAGAACAATGTTCTGTCCTTACAAAAAAGCAAGGCAAGGCTAAAAGCCTTGCCCTACGAACTTATCAATTAAAAACGTCCGGGATAAACTCCGAGAAACGGATCCGCAGGACCGGACGCAACGAACTTGGAGACGCATGCTATGCGTCTCTACACTCTTTTTTACGGTCACGAGAAACGACCAACGCTCGCGTCATTTCTCTTTCCCCTTGAACCCTTGACTCCTCGAATCCTTATTTCTTCTCTTCCTCCATCTTCTTGCTCAGTTTTTCAATCTCTTTACTTAAGTCCACCAGTTCCTTCTTAAACTCTTCCATCTCTTTCCTTAGCTCTGTCAGGTCTTTGCCCTGGACGATTTTCGCTTTGTCAAGCGATTCCAGGAGTTTACTCTGCTGCTCGTCGTACACCTGCTCGAAATTTGCCTTTCCCAGCGCCTCGGAGAGCTTTTCCAGACCCGTCCAGAAGCTATAGTCCGGCCCGGCCCTGCCAAGTCTGGCGCTTAGAATCCTTTCTTTTCCATTCCGCAGCACTCTTAGCCTTACCGATTTATCAGGCCGGGTACTTTCAATTAGCTCCCTGAAATGCTCAGAGTCCTCAACTTTCTCGTCGTTGAATTCCACCACCACGTCCTGATCTCTCAAACCTGCCTTGTCTGCTGGACTACCCTGCACCACGCCATCGACTAGAACCCCTCCCTTCACACCGATCTCCGCTTTTGTCTGCTCGTCCAAGTCTGCCAGATAAACACCCAGATAACCCTTCTCAATGCTGGAGCCATGTTTTATTATCCAATCCGCCTTCTCCTTGACTGAGTTCATCGGAATTGCCAGAGAGATCCCGGATGAGGGTACTTCGATCTGGGTCGGCGGGATGGTGACACTTCTCTTCAACCCCTCCTCGTATATCCTCACAGATCCCATTACCGAAGGCTCGGAAAGCTTGGCAGAAACCAGTCCGATTACTTTTCCCCTGGTGTTTAATACCGGTCCTCCGCTATTTCCTGGACTCACGTTGACGCTCATCTGGATGGTCTTATCATCTCTGATGCCGTTGACTATCCCGAAGGAGACTGCAGTCGGAAGCCCGTATGAATTCCCCACAACTGTGACCCAGGAGCCTTCCTTTGTTTTGTCAGAGTTACCCAGCTCGGCCGGTCTCAGACCTTTGGCGTCTATTTTCAAAACAGCTAAATTGGTCTGGTAATCCGTTCCAATCAGTTTCGCCTCATACTCTTTCTTATCAGAACCTATTACCCTGAAATCTTTCATCCCTCTCACCACGCTGGAAGTAGTCAGGATATACCCGTCTGGTGAATAGATTACGCCTGAGCCTACGAAGGATGCCGGCTCAGAGAGTTTTCCCCTTCCTTCGGGAAAAATTCCCGCCTCGATGGTCACCAGCGATGGCTTAACCGACTCCACCAGACTGGTGATATTCTGCTCCAATGATTCCAGCACGTCTTGAGCTGAGGCAGAACTAACCAGGAATGATGAGTCTGGTTCAAACCGGCTGAAAAATAGGGACAAAAGAACTAAAATGCCCAGGTTCAATATAATTTTTATTCTCATATAAACCTCCCTATCAATAAACTTTTCTTACTTTGCTGCTGGCGGATGAGACCGCCGGCAGAATATATCCAACATTGGTTTGTCTGTTATCCACCGGTCTATAATTAACCGCATCTATAACAAAGTTAGGCGACCCGCGCTCCGGCATTCTGCTGTCAGGCAATTCCTCCAGGTCCGATAATCTTAAATTATCCATCACAAAGACTGCTCTGGGACTCCCCTTTTTCTTTATAGGTAAATCTACTTTACCACTGTTGGTCTGGAGACCAACAGTGAGCGTAGAAGGATTCTCGCTCTTCGTTGGTGTCCTCACCAACGAAGTCTCAGCGGAAGTTGCCGTCTCA contains these protein-coding regions:
- a CDS encoding acetate kinase; translation: MKILVLNCGSSSVKYQLIDIDKNYALAKGLISRIGMSDAVLTHKPHDRPEVKISGEIIDHIVAIEYVISILLSPNHGVIKDKSEISAVGHRVVHGGEKFPESVLINPEVMAELRNCIELAPLHNPHNIRGINACQKILPNIPQVAVFDTAFHQQMPKYAYIYGLPYILYKKYGIRRYGFHGTSHFYVSKRASELLKKPLKELKIITCHLGNGASMAAVDGGISVDTSMGFTPLEGLLMGTRTGDLDPAVILHIMAREELSLQEANTLLNKHSGMQGISGHSSDMRDIIQEAKEGHANSKLALDMYCYRIKKYIGAYAAAMGGLDCLVFTAGVGENSPLIRAKCCEGLEFLGIEIDEDRNEEAVGMEALISKDKTRVKVLAIPTNEELVIAQETQKVIDVDKFLKEMSKGV
- a CDS encoding sulfide/dihydroorotate dehydrogenase-like FAD/NAD-binding protein produces the protein MEKIIEKSKLAPNIHRIRFHLPLLVEKAKPGQFVILRIDEPGERIPMSIADLDKKNGILTIVFQEVGKSTAQLGSLKEGDLLADVVGPLGTPTHIEKYGNCVCVGGGIGIAPIHPVAKALKEVGNQVTSIIGARNKELLIMEDESIAACDNLIISTDDGSYGFHGFVTQVLAGILEKGEKVDFVFSVGPVLMMRALARVTLPYKVRTIISLNPIMVDGTGMCGACRVTVGNQTKFACVDGPDFDAHLVDFEELLKRQRMYLKEEKVAMDNFVSRMDQSAHHHQSHKPS
- the gltA gene encoding NADPH-dependent glutamate synthase — translated: MPEQTPEQRVKNFKEVPFGYTEELAKIESQRCLYCKKPLCIAGCPVEIDIPGFIKFISEGDYIGAAKKLKETNSLPAVCGRVCPQEDQCEKVCVLAKKYQPVAIGNLERFAADYEREAGEIEIPEIEKSTGKKVAIVGSGPAGLTVAGDLIKMGHQVTVFEALHKAGGVLVYGIPEFRLPKAIVQSEVDYLAKLGVEFKTSNVIGMLETIDDLFASGYHAIFIGTGAGLPNFMRIPGENLNGVYSSNEYLTRSNLMKAYSFPENDTPIFSGKNVAVLGGGNTAMDSVRTALRLGADNAYIVYRRSRTEMPARKDEIHHAEQEGVKFDFLTAPIKFHGTEDGWVKGMECIRMKLGEPDESGRRRPVPVEGSNYIMDVDTVIVAIGNSSNPLVPKTTPGLDINKWGNITADPETGQTSRKGVFAGGDIVTGGATVILAAGAGKKAARAIDAYLKTL
- a CDS encoding tetratricopeptide repeat protein, whose amino-acid sequence is MKFWLSIILIVGPLILGTFLSIAKELKRRTKIIVWVICLLICFCGVYLLVEQKKAEEEKAKAEKFERELLERQELRGRGLTQEYIDGLGENPLLRHFFNSGQNYKKEYKFKQAIKEYEKCLSHPGATQENKVAANILIGNCYYLLSELKKAEKHYKEALTISEKVKDKTERLEGKSGALNNLGNVYADLGDFKKAIEYHEKSLNIKKERGDRTGESVCYANLGTVYADLGDLKKAIEYCEKSLGIFKEIGDKAGESKCYTGLSNAYDGLGDFKKAIEYCEKSLEIDKKIGDKAGESASYTNLGNAYFGLCDFKKAIEYYLNAEKIFTETVQTHYLKMVYHNLSLAYEKLGDDENAKKYKGLANSK
- a CDS encoding trypsin-like peptidase domain-containing protein; this translates as MRIKIILNLGILVLLSLFFSRFEPDSSFLVSSASAQDVLESLEQNITSLVESVKPSLVTIEAGIFPEGRGKLSEPASFVGSGVIYSPDGYILTTSSVVRGMKDFRVIGSDKKEYEAKLIGTDYQTNLAVLKIDAKGLRPAELGNSDKTKEGSWVTVVGNSYGLPTAVSFGIVNGIRDDKTIQMSVNVSPGNSGGPVLNTRGKVIGLVSAKLSEPSVMGSVRIYEEGLKRSVTIPPTQIEVPSSGISLAIPMNSVKEKADWIIKHGSSIEKGYLGVYLADLDEQTKAEIGVKGGVLVDGVVQGSPADKAGLRDQDVVVEFNDEKVEDSEHFRELIESTRPDKSVRLRVLRNGKERILSARLGRAGPDYSFWTGLEKLSEALGKANFEQVYDEQQSKLLESLDKAKIVQGKDLTELRKEMEEFKKELVDLSKEIEKLSKKMEEEKK